One stretch of Argiope bruennichi chromosome 3, qqArgBrue1.1, whole genome shotgun sequence DNA includes these proteins:
- the LOC129963083 gene encoding sodium- and chloride-dependent glycine transporter 2-like isoform X2: MDTRRVSFHQKSLTSKILDGRRDDSIDNLAQVPRRKPKPPLERQFSCQSRSSLRRASVIGNRKGSASIRKLSTYTIASRGNWGSKWEFLLSCVGLSVGIGNVWRFPYLAYEHGGGAFLIPYLLMLLLAGKPLYFMELAFGQFAGLGPLAIWNCLPIAKGIGYAMVTISLVICIYYNVIVCYTVFYIASTFQTTVPWASCPSYPENTTKCHVRTEGDNMSHVGSKLSSEIYWENYVLNLSEGIEDPGGIKWDLSLCLLFSWIVVIACLLQGIKTSGKVVYFAATFPYIVLIILLITGLLQEGAVNGILYFISPNWKKLLDIKVWQAAAGQMFFSLGVSMGALIMYSSYNDFRNNIFRDAMVVSVLDTVTSIISGMVIFSVLGAMAHDLGPGTSVEDVVASGPGLAFMAYPEALSRLPMPQLWSILFFFMLFILGLDSEFALMENVLTSFCDEYPHLRNHKSKLCIMLGIMCFLLGLPCTTRGGQYILEMMDKYGGGTAVVCVAVIESMAIAWMYGVTRFCEDIKFMLGKKPGIYWRITWKITAPAILTVVCFRVFLGGT; this comes from the exons ATGGATACCAGAAGAGTATCCTTCCATCAAAAGTCTCTCACCAGCAAAATCCTGGACGGCAGACGAGACGACAGCATCGACAACTTAGCTCAAGTCCCCAGGAGGAAGCCCAAACCTCCTCTGGAGCGTCAGTTTTCTTGTCAATCGAGGTCTTCCTTGAGGAGAGCCTCAGTCATCGGCAACCGTAAGGGCAGTGCTTCTATTAGGAAATTATCAACTTATACGATAGCATCCCGGGGAAACTGGGGATCTAAATGGGAATTTCTGCTTTCCTGTGTTGGGTTGTCTGTTGGTATAGGAAATGTATGGAGGTTTCCTTATCTGGCTTATGAGCATGGTGGAG gaGCATTTCTCATCCCGTACCTTCTTATGCTATTACTGGCTGGAAAACCTTTATATTTCATGGAGCTAGCGTTTGGTCAATTTGCGGGTTTAGGACCACTTGCTATTTGGAATTGCCTTCCTATAGCGAaag GTATAGGTTACGCAATGGTAACCATTTCCTTAGTGATCTGCATATATTACAATGTAATCGTATGCTACACAGTGTTCTACATAGCATCTACTTTCCAGACAACGGTTCCTTGGGCCAGTTGTCCATCTTATCCAGAAAACACCACAAAGTGCCATGTCAGAACTGAAGGA GATAATATGTCACATGTAGGTTCCAAGTTATCAAGTGAAATCTATTGgga aaactatgTGCTTAATTTATCAGAAGGTATCGAAGATCCAGGTGGAATAAAATGGGACCTCAGCCTTTGTTTACTTTTCAGCTGGATTGTTGTTATTGCTTGTCTCCTACAAGGGATAAAAACATCCGGAAAG gTTGTATATTTTGCAGCTACATTTCCATATATtgtacttataattttattaatcaccGGCCTTTTACAAGAAGGAGCTGTAAATGGAATTCTGTATTTCATTTCTCCTAATTGGAAAAAGCTTCTAGACATAAAG GTTTGGCAAGCAGCTGCTGGGCAGATGTTCTTTTCACTTGGAGTCTCGATGGGAGCACTTATTATGTACAGTAGCTATAATGATTTTAGGAACAATATTTTTCG agatgCTATGGTGGTCAGTGTTCTAGATACAGTGACCAGTATCATATCTGGTATGGTTATCTTCTCAGTTTTAGGAGCGATGGCACATGATTTAGGACCTGGAACGAGTGTAGAAGATGTCGTAGCTTCTG GCCCGGGATTAGCATTCATGGCATATCCTGAGGCATTAAGCAGATTACCAATGCCTCAGCTGTGGTCCATCCTTTTCTTCTTCATGCTCTTCATTCTGGGATTAGACAGCGAG tTTGCTTTAATGGAGAATGTACTGACGAGTTTTTGCGATGAATATCCTCATTTACGGAATCATAAATCTAAACTATGTATCATGCTCGGCATCATGTGCTTCCTATTAGGCCTTCCCTGTACAACCAGA GGAGGACAGTATATTTTAGAGATGATGGACAAATATGGCGGAGGTACTGCGGTTGTATGCGTTGCTGTGATCGAAAGCATGGCGATTGCATGGATGTATG